The genomic region TATTAAAGGCTAATGCCGATTTAATACTGGAATAGGCATTGAGTCGTTGCTGAATATGGTTAATATTTGCAGCAACTTGAACTATGCCAAGAAAACGGTTGTCTTTAAAAATAGGCAAAATACTGACAACAGAGATATTATACTGTGTTACATCCAAAGAGGTAATGGGTTGGCGTGATTGAATTGCTTGAGCAATAATAGGGCGCTTTTTACTCATATTATCGCCAAATTTTTTCGGATCTTGCATCCTGAGGAAATGGAGTCCGTCTGCTTTGATGAATCCGGTTAAATCAGCTTCACCTCGAGAGTGAGCTTCGTTAAAATAGGGTAAGGATAATGCGTATAATGCATCTCGATCACCCGCTTCAAATGCGTCAACGATTCGGTGATCGGAGAGTATTTTACAGCCATAATGGTTAAGCCCTTTTTCGGTATCGAGCATGGAGAGTTCAAAGGTATTTTTTAAAAGTTGACGGTGTGCGGATGTTTTTTCATCTAAAACACGTTTTTTATCTTGAATAATAGAGTAAACAAAAAAACCGATTAGGAGGAGGACAATACCCATTGCAAGTAATGTTGCCCGTATCTGAATTTTATGCAAAAGTGACCTTAGGATACAAATATTAATGGTAATTATTGTATCGTAAAAATATCACATTTTTGTACAAATTATAAAAAACAATTACTCTTGGAAAAGGATTGAACCTAAGCGAATCATCGTTGAACCACACTCGATGGCGAGTTCAAAGTCACTACTCATCCCCATGGAACAAATTGATCCTTGAGGGAGTTTTTCATGGAGAGTGTGGGTGATTTCAAAACTTTTTCGGATAATTTTGGAATCCTCACTATGGGCACCGATACTCATGATACCTTGTAATCTTAAGTTCGGACAACTCTCATGAATGTGGGTATAAGCTTCTAAAAACTCTTCGGGTGCAAATCCCGATTTTGATGTTTCATACGCAGAATTTACTTGAACCAATGCACGGAGTGTTTTTCCATCACGCACTAAACGTTCATTAAGTGCATGCGCAAGGTCGAGTGAATCGATGGAGTGAATCATATGTGGATTGAGGGCTAAGAGGTGATTGATTTTATTTTTTTGTAAATTCCCAATAAAGTGCCATTCTAAGGGGAGATCATCAAGTTGTTCTACCTTGGTTGCAAAATCTTGTACTTTATTCTCACCGAATGCTCTCTGACCGATGGCATAAAGGTCACGGATAGAGTCTTGTTCGACGTATTTACTGGCGGCAACGATTTTAACGATATGATGATTACTTACACGTAAGCGTGCTCTTTCTACCCGCTCTATAATGGCATCAAAGTGACGTTTTTGCTCTAAAGTATTCATTGCATTAACCTCGTAATATCGTTATAAAGTCCTAAAAACATCAAGCCAAGAAGAAGAACCCACCCTCCGATAGTGAGCTGAGTAATTACCGCTTCACTAGGTGCTTTACGGCGAATTATCTCATAGAGATTAAACATAATATGTCCCCCATCGAGGGCAGGGATAGGGAGGAGGTTGAGGACACCGAGGTTAACTGAGATAAGTGCGGTAAAGAAAAAGAGGGATATCCATCCATATGCCGTTGCATCCGCAGTCACTTGGACGATACTCACTACACCGCCAACCTCTTTAGCGGGAACAACACCGGTGAGAAGTTTTTGAACACTTTGGAAAATCAAAAAGGAAGTTTCATAGGTTTGTTTTGTGGCATACTCTAATGTTTCACTAAAGCCAAGATTGAGTTTATGAGTAATCCCTGAT from Sulfuricurvum sp. harbors:
- a CDS encoding YggS family pyridoxal phosphate-dependent enzyme, producing the protein MNTLEQKRHFDAIIERVERARLRVSNHHIVKIVAASKYVEQDSIRDLYAIGQRAFGENKVQDFATKVEQLDDLPLEWHFIGNLQKNKINHLLALNPHMIHSIDSLDLAHALNERLVRDGKTLRALVQVNSAYETSKSGFAPEEFLEAYTHIHESCPNLRLQGIMSIGAHSEDSKIIRKSFEITHTLHEKLPQGSICSMGMSSDFELAIECGSTMIRLGSILFQE